The Leishmania donovani BPK282A1 complete genome, chromosome 1 genome contains the following window.
GTtgtcctccccctcccctgttTTCGTTCTTTTCTGTCTCCGTCTTGGGTACGCGCCCCGGCGCTCGGATCCGctcgcttctcctccaccggGGGCGTCTTGAGACGGACGCCTCGTCCTGCTCGCgtacggcggcgccgacccGCGTGCCGTTCTTTGCTTTTTATTTGGGCGTTCGTgtctttcccttttctctcctctccgctgGCGTCTGTCGTCGTCGGTCTCGCCCTCTGACAGGCCTGGTGAGggcgagcagcgcctctcGAGTTTGCCTGTCTGTTCCCTCCTCCGGTTCGGTCATCAGGGCGCCCCTGCACCGCTCGTGCACCGCACCGCCGACCCTCgccagcgtcgtcgtcgtcagctCTCTGAGTCCGTGTCCCTCGGGacgggcgggggggggggtgtctGTGAGTAATCAAGTCGTTGTCTAAGTGTAACACGGTGACTCTCTCCGCCTGCGCGCTGGTGTGCgctgacgacgccgccgccgcccccaccacctccgcgctcccaccccacacgcacgcgtctcGCTTGAGGTCCAAGGCCGCTATCATGGACAAGCGCATGTCGCTGTGGCCTGTGCGGATGCGGCTggggcgccgcagcgaccgGCCACCGGTATTCATGGACGAGCACTACGCGCActcggcgcagcgcttccgCTCGCTGCGTAATTTTGTTGAGTTCCTCGACCAGCGCCACACCAACGTGTCGGTCTTCGGCCTGCTCGCGCACACCACCATGGAGGTCGTCTCCGTTGCCTTCTACGTGTGGACATCGCAGGTGGCTGCTGCAACGTCGGTGACCGAGTTCGCGTGGGACCTGCCGGTCTTCATCGTCGAGTTGGTGCTGAGCATCATCTTCTTTCTGGCGTGGGTGGGGCTGTTCTTCTTCGAGCCTGACAAGAAGGCGTACCTGATCTCGTGGCTGTCGCTGGTGAACGCCATGACGAGCATTCCCATGATCGTGATCGGCATCGGCGCGCTCAAGGACTCGAGCTGGCGCTCCGTCTGGGTGCCCATGTACCTCCGCGTGTGGTGGCTTTGTGACTGCCTCAGCGTGCTCATCGACTACCCGCAGATCGCACGCCACACTCCGGAGGTGTGGCGAGAGATGGTCCGCTACTTTATTCGGCTGTTCGCGGTCATGTGCACATGCGTTGGCACGCACCAGATCGTGGAGTCCTGCTCAGGGGAGTACGTGGACTTGTACGACTCCTTGTATCTTATtatcgccgccttcgccacgATCGGCTTCGGCGACGTCACTGCCTCCACGACACCAGCGCGCATCTTCATGATCGCGTTCATCGTCATCGGCATCTGCTTCTTCCTTCCACTGTTCCAGCGACTCGCTGTGATTGCCGAACGCAGCCAGCTCCACAACaccttcggcggcggcggctctgcgtcgtggctgcgccgcggctggaAGCACCCGCATGTGATCATCTGCGGGCAGTTCAGCGACCTCTCcgtcgagctgctgcttAGGAACTTCTACGCGGGCTGGCGCAAGTACCTTGACACATGCATCGTGCTCATGGCGCCGGAGGAGCACTCGCCGGAGGTGCGGCTGACGGCGAACCTGCCGTGGCTGAAGGGCCGCGTGACGCTCATGGTGGGCGACCCCGCGAAGCCGAAGGACCTCGACCGCGCCAAGGCacgcgacgccgacgccatTTTTCTGTTCGGCGACTCGCGCTCGACCGCCTACTACCAGGACTACACCATCATTGCGCAGTCCGTGGCGGTGAGCCTGTACGACCGGaacctgccgcagcacctgctgctgcaccgcaacTGCACGGTGAAGCAGATCAGCCCGTACGCGGCGAgcgtgctggaggtggagcgcATACTGCACCACCTGTTGGGGCTGTCCATGGCGCATCCCGGCGTCGTGCCGCTCATCGTCAACCTGCTGCGCACCTACgagtcgctgccgtccgACATCACGCTGTCGCGGCACTGGGTAGAGCAGTACGAGTACTCGCTGCGCAACGACATGTACGGGCTAGAGATTCcggacgcgctgcgcgggcgCGAGTTCCGCGTGCTGGCACGATCCTTTTTTGAGAAGGACGTCACGCTCATCGGCATCCTCAACGCGCGCAGCGTCGTGCAGCTCAACCCTCGCGAGCTCGTGCCAAACGCGAAGAAGCTCATCCTGATCGCGAAGACGATGAAGGTGGCACAGGACGCCACCGACGCCATCGCGCGAGACCATGAGCAGACCTTTGGCGAGGAGATGCTTGCGGCGCCGGACCCTGATGAGCACGACCGTGCgaagcggcgacgcgcaAGGTCTCGCTTCCTCGCcagcctcagcagcagcagcagtagtaGTAGTAGCGGTGTCGACGGCGATGTTGGAGACCGCAACGGTGCGTCGAAGCAGCGTGGGGACCGGTGGCCGAGGCAGACCGCACACGTCAGCGCGTCGCGGCCCGCGACGCCAACGGCCACGACAACCGACTCGCAGAGAACGCAGCCGGTGCGACCAcacggtgcggcagcagcgctagagAACGGCAACGGCCTGGCGCGTGCCTTCCCCAGTGTAGTCTCGTTGCATcccagcggcagctccatcgccgctgaggacgacagcggcgacgagtTTGACGCGAGGAGCCgcgttgtcgctgccgcaccgtcgccgccgagctCCATGCGCGGACCTCCGGTGCGCAGCGGGGCGCTGATGCGTATCGACGACGCTTTCGACCTCGAGAACcacttcgtcgtcgtcgacctGTCCTCCGCCAAGGCCAAGGACGAGTCCAGCCGCTACGCGCAGGAGGCTGTCaacaccgccgtcgcgcacgaCATCTTCCACGTCACAATGCCAGTGCGTCAGGCGTACCCCGCCAACGACATCGTGCTGCTCACCAACGACGTCAGCTTCGGCCCCTACCTCGACTACTACTGGAGCGTGCACCGCCAGAACAGCGCCAACCCTGTCAAGTGcatcagcggctgcggcctcAATACCGCCgacctgcgccgctgcaaccttgagcgctgcgccggctgctgcgtcttcTATGCCGGCGACATCAGCCGCTCCGGCTCCACCAGCGCCATGTCCATGCTTACCGTGCTGTCCATAAACGATATCCTGCACGGCATCCCGTCCTtccccgtcgtcgtcgagctCGAGGGCCTTGCCAACCTGCCTCTGTTCCCGCCGCACGCCGAGGAcccgcgcctgcgcacgaAGGCGGAGATCGACTTTGTGTACGAGCCAAACTTCATCATCGGCAACGCCGTCAGCCGCCTCATGCTGTTccccgcgctgcagcgcacctaCTTCATGGAGGAGTTCATCGACGTCATGGACGTGCTCATCAGCGGCCACGCTCCCGACACGCCCGCGCTcgcgcgcctgccgctgtcgctgtgccAGACAGAGCTCCAGACCTACGAGGACGTCGTCGTCTACTGCCTCAAGTTCGGCTATCTGCCCAtcgctctgcagcgccgcatcgtcgACGTGCGCAACCCGTCCATCGACGGCCAGCGCTTCGTGCTCACGAacccgccgcgcgcgctgccaGTGAACCAGCAGACGGACCTGCTCTTCTACATCACGCCAGGGTAGGGCCGCGCGGGCGGGCGCGCAGAAGTGGAGCGTCATCAAGGTGTGCGGCTCTGTGACGCAGTGATGGCCACTGAGGCGAGGATCGAGTTGGTGTGTGCGCATAGGTGCGTGGTATGCGCATGCACTTGCAGTTGTGGAAGCTGAgcgaggcggggagggggagcagcCTTCAGCATCGCCCTCGTGCCGGTCCTCATCCCGATGTCGCTTCATGCTCCTGCCGCGCATGGACGGGCGTTCTCGCCAATCCGAacatccgcggcggcggcggcaagtACGGCCGTGATCGTCGTGTCATCATGCACCATTGCCTCGGCgacctcgccgctgcagcgtggtACCTTCGTGCCTCCGGCGTCGGCCAACCCTTCCACAACGCCGACTAGAGGTTGCTCGAACGGTGGGCCTGCTCATGAGCTGCGCCTCGAACATGGCACCAGACGTTCCCCGCTGCGGTGGGCGCCAGGTCGGCGTGCCGGGCGTGTTTACGTTCTACGGCTTCACAACTGGTCACGCGTGGGTCTCCGCCTACGGTAACCCGGACGCGCAGGAAGCCCACGCGGTTGTGAAGACCGTACAGCCCCGCTTCTCAGCGTGTGGTCGGCGTCGAGTACCCGGCTATCCTTGTCGTGACGGGCCACCACGGTGATCGCGTGGCGCCACTGGCACTCGCTGAAGTACGCAGCGACGCTACAAGGCGCTAGCCCCCGGAGGTCCGACGGCCCCCTTGTGGCTCGCGTCGACGTCTCGAGCGGACGTGGGCAGacgcgtgcagcaccgcccccttccccacagGCGTCCCTGTGCGCTGTTCTTGTCCTGTTTCTTCTCGCTCTGCCGCACACCTTCCGAGTGCGGCGCCCTGCGGTCCTGTGGGCCACCCGGGCCTTGCGgtccgccaccgccctgtGGTGGGCAAGAAGGATGGcgcaggaggtggtggtggtggagccTTAAAGCATCGGCGGCGACCTGTGGGCCGTACACGTTTGATGGACATCAACACCGCAAcgaataaaaaaaaaaatgaaaagcGCTCAGGGAGgcgggaagagaaggggccGAGCAAgtgccgctgcacgcacgcacacacacacacacctctccctctctccctgtgttgcggcgacggcggcggcggtgtcggtgaTGCTCATATCTGCCCTTCATAATGTTGCGCATCTatcttccctccctccctccctctctctcttcttgcaCACTCTCGtcaacccctccccccccctccctctgcggGAGGGTGTGCAGCACGGGAAAGAGGTctgcacggctgctgccccctccccctcccacggGCTGttcgccactgccgcgtGTTATCGTGCGTTGATGTGCACAGTCCTGCTTCTGTCACCACTGTGCCTTGTGCTCGCTGAAGtctttctctgtgcgtcTCGCTGCGTGCGTGGAGTGCGCACACGGCCCACATCCTCTCCCTCACTGCCGTGctccgctgcctcgcgcATCTTGCGCTTTTCGACATACACACGCCTGCGTGCTTCCCTGGTAGCCGTGGCATcacgagagaagagggaagcgTCGTCGATGACTGGCGCGTCGTCGGTGATGCCGGCGCCAGATGACGCAGCGACgcccaccactgccgccgcgcgcttcACCGCCGAGGACCCGAACGCCAGCACGACGACGATTCCAGCCGTCGAggcatccgccgccgcgacccaCGCCCAGGTGCACCTCAACGCGAAGGTGTTCATGGTCAACCTCGGCCAGGACGTGCAGACAACGGTACTTGGCCGCTTCCGAAACCTGCAGGGCACCATACACTCACAGCTGCGCAACCTGCAGAACAACGTTGCCAACCTGCGCCACTCCACCGGCATCCCGCCCGAGGCGCTGCACAGCCGCTGGGTCTATCACTACAACCACTCTGCCCTCGGCATCCACAGCCTCCGTAAGCTGTTCGACGTCATCGAGCAGCGCTACTCGCACGTGTCTAtcctgctgctcttgtgcAACGTCGGCCtcgaggccgccgccttcggcATCTACCTTCACGTGCAGAACGGCCACGTCACGGAGGACTGGCGCGAGTTTGACTGGGGCCTCGGCTACTTCATcgccgaggtgctgctcaGCGTCGTCTTCATGGCCAGCTGGAtctcgctgctggcggtggaggcTAAGAAGTGGAACTACGTACTCAACGCGCGCTCGCTCATGAACTacctcagcagcggctggatgctgctgctcgcgctcgGCGCGCTCCTCACGCTGGACCGGGCCTGGACGCACGTCTACGCACCCATGTTCCTGCGCGTGTGGTGGCTGCACGAAAGCCTACTGTCGCTGCTGAACTACCCGCAGATCAGCGTCTACTTCACCGAGAACCGACTCGAGATGGTGCGCTCCATGATCCAgtgcatcgccgtcgtcggcatCAGCGTCGGCATCCTCCAGGCCGTCGAGAGCTTCTGCGGCGACCCTGTCGAGTACTTCGACATGGTCTACATGATGCTGCTGTCCTTCTCGTCCATCGGCTACGGCGACGTGACGCCGCTCACGGTGCAAGGCCGCCTTCTCATGATCATCTTCATTGGTGTCGGCTTCAGCTACTTCGTGCCCATCCTGCAATACGTGGCCGACCTCGGCGTGTACCACCTCTCCTATGCGTACTACACCACGTGTTTCAAGCGCACAGACCACGTCGTGATATGCGGCCACCTCGGCTACAACGAGCTGCGCATGCAGCTGAAGAACGTCTTTGCTGAGGACCGGCATTACCTGAACATGagcgtggtgctgctgctccgcgagCAGCCGTccgcgcaggtgctgctaCTGCTCAACTCCCCCAAGTACCGCAGCGCtgtgcacctcctcgtcggcgatCCGGGGGTCCCGACGGACCTCGATCGCTGCAACGCGCGCGGTGCCTCTGCCATGTTCCTCTTGGGTGCGGGTACCAACTCCAGCTATTACAGCGACTACGACCTGGCCGCGCAGACCATGACTGTCAACGCGCTCGTCCCCGATCTTCCGCTGTACatcctgctgcaccgctcaCGCTACACGAAGTCTTTGATGCCAAGTCGCGCCATCGTGCTGGAGTTCGAGCGACTGAACCACAACCTGCTGGGGCTGGGCTGCGTGCTGCCGGGCATGATACCCCTTGTCGCCAATCTCATGCGCATGTTCGACCCCATGACGACTGAGGCGCTCTGGGAGCTCCGCGACTTCAAGGACCTCCTCGggctcagcggcagcgcggcgagctTGCGCGCGATGCGGAAGATGTGGGCGCCCAAACGCCCCATGCTCACCTACGGCTCCGCGACCATCGAACTGGGCCTCGGTGCGGAGCCGGACTGGATGAGCACGTACGAGGCGTCACTCGCACAGCACGTGgacacggtggcggcgccgccgccggtgcagcggggCCACTACACCGTCGTCCGCCTGGCACGCTTGCTGTACCGCACCGATATAACGCTCATCGGTgtcgtgcgcagcagcggaagcggcgacAGTGTCGTCGAGCTGGCGCCACGCGGCTCGCTGGTCGGCGTGAAGAAGCTCATCGTCATCTGCgacgtgcgccgcgccgcgcaggaCATCGTGGACGAGATCGTCAACGACGccacgcgcggcagcaccagcagcgccgcggccggcgcACCCGCCATccgcccgccaccgccggccgGCGTGCaggccaccgccgtcacggTCGTGCCCATCCCCGCCAGAGAagacgccggcgctgtcTGGAACTCCAGCGCCACGACCACCACTATCGCGCCAACCTCGCGCGCCAGCCAGACGTCGCTGaagccagcggcggcaccggcgccagcaccagcaccagcaccggccacagccacagcagcaaccgttatcggcgccagcgcggtggaactgccgcggcggccgcaccgTGTGGCATGCGAGCGTGCTGCGGAGGCGCGGATGCCGCACAACGACTCGAGCCTCgtgctcagcgccgccatcgccacaGAAGACGATGACAAGAACGACGACAACGAAGACGCGCTGATTggggcgctggcgtcgccagtgctgctggacgcggTGGGTCGCGGCCGCCCGGCTTGCATGGGCGCCAGGGTAGGCGCACCGGCCACGGTAAGCCCGTCCTCACCGGTggtcgccgcctcgcgcagcgtgctgcgcgtggAGCCGGACGTGCGCCACCTCGCCAACCACTACGTCTTCATCGATCTATCCAGCGCACACGAACGCACCAACTGGTCgcgcgaggccgccgtcgAGTCGCGCACCGCCAAGGCGGCCGACTACTACGACATCATGCGCCCGGTGCGCCAGCACGATCCCGACAGCAACATCGTGCTGCTCGCGAACGACACCAACTACGACAGCCTCAACAACAtgtgggaagaggaggacgtCACCGGGTCCCTCATCGTCGTGCAGGGATGCGGCCTCTTCACATCCgatctgcgccgctgcaacgttgccaaggcggccgccgtcgtcatctTCTCCGCCGGCGATCGCTGCGACGAGCACGGCGACTCGCTGTCCGTACTCGTCAtgcagctggtgcgccaGCTCATCAGCGAGGACaagcacggcagcgccgccgacatccCCATCGTCGTCGAAGTCGATCACGCCGAACTGGTGCCGCTTTTCGCGCCCGCCATGACCGTCGGCAAGGACGTCAAGACGGCGGAGTGGGTATTGGAGCCAAGCTTCATGTCTGGCTGCGTCGTGTGCCGCCACATGCTTGACACAGGCCTGCAGGAAATGTACTTCACTCCCGAGCTGCACGACgtgctcgagcagctgctgtcgTCCAAGTCTGAGTCGCTGCTCGTCACCGTCATGGCGCCGGACGCGGCGTGGACCGTCTACGAAGACGCCACGTCGTTCGGCGTCGACAAcggcctgctgccgctcgctaTCCACCGCTTCCACGAGATGATCAGAGACGACACCAGCGTTTCCTTTCGCTACATCATCACCAACCCGCCGCCTTCCTTCCCGCTGCACCCCGACGACTTCATCTACTGCCTCAAGCTGTGTGACCCGTAGGATGCGGCAGGCCTCCCCACCAAGGCGGCTCGCTCTTGTTTCGGCGCTATCCCCATccccccgcacacacacacacacacgcccgtCCGTCCGTCTCGTTGTTTTCGTTGGCCAAAGGAATGAAGGCGCCCCGTCGGCCGGCACCGCGCACACCCGGCGGTATTCCCAGCGTAGCCCTTTTTACCGCTGCCCGATCCAGGGGGTGAgcgcgggggcggcggcggcggcgacgagggcgtCGCAGGCCATATTCGCCCAACCACGTATCCCCACCAACCACATTTACGACCGCGACCGCTGGGCCCCGCGCGGACTTGGCAAGTGGCCGCCATCGATGAAAACGCACCATGCCTTTTCCCTGGGGGTCCAGAGGCggggccgcggtgcgcgcggtCCCCCGTGATCCAACAGCAACCCCTCGCCTGCCTGCGCGACTTCTTGCGGActgtgctctcctcctcctcctcctcttgccccctcccccccccaccctccgcCCGCATACGACACgccaggggggggggccgcGCCCTCCCCAGGCGGCGTCCGGGCAGCCCCCGCCACCCATACGCGCCGCCAACCCCTGCCCCCCTAAGCCCGCTCTTTTCTTCTGGCCAGCACGTATTTTTCCCCAGTCCCCTGGCGCAGAAAGTTTCACCTATTCCGTTTTAAGCCCTCGGCCCTTTTCCGCCGCGGGGTTTCGAGTTTTTGTTCCCCTGCCAAAAGGGAGCGCCGCAAGCCCCAGCGACGGTTTCCGAGGCAATCGTCGATTTCCAGAGAGGGTCTGTTCCGgtaaaacaaaaaaaggccGGCCGCCAGAAGGCAGCATCACTAATGGCACGATGCGCACACAGAGCGCCACACGGAAAAAGGAGATTTCACGCGACAATGACGCGCAGAACGAGTGATCTTGCGCCACCTTTGCCTTtcccacacccacgcacctTCGGAGGCGCACCCGGCCCCGGTAGCCCAGCGCCAACGGCCAGGCTTCCGGAATGAGAGATCAGCGCGACGGAGGAACAAGAGGCCCCAACGAGAAGCAGACGAACGGAACAGGCTGGCAGCCCGGAGGGCCTGTGGtcgagcaaaaaaaaacacccGCCGCCATGGcacgcccccctccacccaGGCAGCCAAAAGGAACGCCtagcctccccccccccttttcgcCTTTGCGGCCCGTTTTCTGCAAAGGAAAACGGTGGCAACCTAGCGCGcgaaacggaaaaaaaaaaccgcTGTCACCGCAAAAACTTGGCAGAGGAGTGCCTAAGACTAAAGGcatcggggggggggggcgccaCGCCCTGCCATCGAAAACCCCGTCGGGGAAAACGAGGCCCAGCCCCGGTGGCGGGCCGTCGCCAGACCGCCACCCACATCCCTTTTTTCCCCCGCCACCCTTTTCCCCAAGTTCGGAAAGCCGGCGGGCGAGCCCACCCGACCGGGGCCCCACACCAAAGAGAGGGCAAAACCTTACAGCCGAAACCTTTACAACTGCACCACGTTTTTACCCTACATCTTCCAGGCTGGATTTCCGCCCCGCAGCAAAAGGGacttgggggggggggggggcggcgctCTGCGCGCGGTTCCTTTTGTGGCGGGGGCGCGGGCCGTGGCCGAGAcaccccccaccaccaccacacccaCAAAAGCCCTGGCGCCTGGCCCTTTTactcggcgacggcggcaggcCTTACCACCGGCCacgacccccccccccgagcCAAACGGGATGGTTCCGCCAAGCCTTTCCCCTTGCGCCCCGCAGGCTTGAAACccaaccaaaaaaaaaaacgcggaCACACCCCTGGCAGCGAACAGGGGACGAAGCGGGCCATCTGCCCccgggcaaaaaaaaaaa
Protein-coding sequences here:
- a CDS encoding calcium/potassium channel (CAKC), putative; this encodes MDKRMSLWPVRMRLGRRSDRPPVFMDEHYAHSAQRFRSLRNFVEFLDQRHTNVSVFGLLAHTTMEVVSVAFYVWTSQVAAATSVTEFAWDLPVFIVELVLSIIFFLAWVGLFFFEPDKKAYLISWLSLVNAMTSIPMIVIGIGALKDSSWRSVWVPMYLRVWWLCDCLSVLIDYPQIARHTPEVWREMVRYFIRLFAVMCTCVGTHQIVESCSGEYVDLYDSLYLIIAAFATIGFGDVTASTTPARIFMIAFIVIGICFFLPLFQRLAVIAERSQLHNTFGGGGSASWLRRGWKHPHVIICGQFSDLSVELLLRNFYAGWRKYLDTCIVLMAPEEHSPEVRLTANLPWLKGRVTLMVGDPAKPKDLDRAKARDADAIFLFGDSRSTAYYQDYTIIAQSVAVSLYDRNLPQHLLLHRNCTVKQISPYAASVLEVERILHHLLGLSMAHPGVVPLIVNLLRTYESLPSDITLSRHWVEQYEYSLRNDMYGLEIPDALRGREFRVLARSFFEKDVTLIGILNARSVVQLNPRELVPNAKKLILIAKTMKVAQDATDAIARDHEQTFGEEMLAAPDPDEHDRAKRRRARSRFLASLSSSSSSSSSGVDGDVGDRNGASKQRGDRWPRQTAHVSASRPATPTATTTDSQRTQPVRPHGAAAALENGNGLARAFPSVVSLHPSGSSIAAEDDSGDEFDARSRVVAAAPSPPSSMRGPPVRSGALMRIDDAFDLENHFVVVDLSSAKAKDESSRYAQEAVNTAVAHDIFHVTMPVRQAYPANDIVLLTNDVSFGPYLDYYWSVHRQNSANPVKCISGCGLNTADLRRCNLERCAGCCVFYAGDISRSGSTSAMSMLTVLSINDILHGIPSFPVVVELEGLANLPLFPPHAEDPRLRTKAEIDFVYEPNFIIGNAVSRLMLFPALQRTYFMEEFIDVMDVLISGHAPDTPALARLPLSLCQTELQTYEDVVVYCLKFGYLPIALQRRIVDVRNPSIDGQRFVLTNPPRALPVNQQTDLLFYITPG
- a CDS encoding potassium channel subunit-like protein, coding for MKSAQGGGKRRGRASAAARTHTHTHLSLSPCVAATAAAVSVMLISALHNVAHLSSLPPSLSLFLHTLVNPSPPLPLREGVQHGKEVCTAAAPSPSHGLFATAACYRALMCTVLLLSPLCLVLAEVFLCASRCVRGVRTRPTSSPSLPCSAASRILRFSTYTRLRASLVAVASREKREASSMTGASSVMPAPDDAATPTTAAARFTAEDPNASTTTIPAVEASAAATHAQVHLNAKVFMVNLGQDVQTTVLGRFRNLQGTIHSQLRNLQNNVANLRHSTGIPPEALHSRWVYHYNHSALGIHSLRKLFDVIEQRYSHVSILLLLCNVGLEAAAFGIYLHVQNGHVTEDWREFDWGLGYFIAEVLLSVVFMASWISLLAVEAKKWNYVLNARSLMNYLSSGWMLLLALGALLTLDRAWTHVYAPMFLRVWWLHESLLSLLNYPQISVYFTENRLEMVRSMIQCIAVVGISVGILQAVESFCGDPVEYFDMVYMMLLSFSSIGYGDVTPLTVQGRLLMIIFIGVGFSYFVPILQYVADLGVYHLSYAYYTTCFKRTDHVVICGHLGYNELRMQLKNVFAEDRHYLNMSVVLLLREQPSAQVLLLLNSPKYRSAVHLLVGDPGVPTDLDRCNARGASAMFLLGAGTNSSYYSDYDLAAQTMTVNALVPDLPLYILLHRSRYTKSLMPSRAIVLEFERLNHNLLGLGCVLPGMIPLVANLMRMFDPMTTEALWELRDFKDLLGLSGSAASLRAMRKMWAPKRPMLTYGSATIELGLGAEPDWMSTYEASLAQHVDTVAAPPPVQRGHYTVVRLARLLYRTDITLIGVVRSSGSGDSVVELAPRGSLVGVKKLIVICDVRRAAQDIVDEIVNDATRGSTSSAAAGAPAIRPPPPAGVQATAVTVVPIPAREDAGAVWNSSATTTTIAPTSRASQTSLKPAAAPAPAPAPAPATATAATVIGASAVELPRRPHRVACERAAEARMPHNDSSLVLSAAIATEDDDKNDDNEDALIGALASPVLLDAVGRGRPACMGARVGAPATVSPSSPVVAASRSVLRVEPDVRHLANHYVFIDLSSAHERTNWSREAAVESRTAKAADYYDIMRPVRQHDPDSNIVLLANDTNYDSLNNMWEEEDVTGSLIVVQGCGLFTSDLRRCNVAKAAAVVIFSAGDRCDEHGDSLSVLVMQLVRQLISEDKHGSAADIPIVVEVDHAELVPLFAPAMTVGKDVKTAEWVLEPSFMSGCVVCRHMLDTGLQEMYFTPELHDVLEQLLSSKSESLLVTVMAPDAAWTVYEDATSFGVDNGLLPLAIHRFHEMIRDDTSVSFRYIITNPPPSFPLHPDDFIYCLKLCDP